In Citrus sinensis cultivar Valencia sweet orange chromosome 2, DVS_A1.0, whole genome shotgun sequence, a single genomic region encodes these proteins:
- the LOC102630497 gene encoding glutaredoxin-C1-like yields MQYQTESWGCSYMPSSRGALGGDPLEHIERLASENAVVIFSISSCCMCHAVKRLFCGMGVNPTVYELDEDPKGKDMEKALMRLLGTSPAVPVVFIGGKLVGSMDRVMASHINGTLVPLLKEAGALWL; encoded by the coding sequence ATGCAATACCAAACGGAGTCATGGGGCTGTTCGTACATGCCGTCGTCGAGGGGCGCTCTCGGCGGGGACCCACTGGAGCACATAGAGAGGCTGGCCTCGGAGAACGCCGTGGTCATCTTCAGCATCAGCAGTTGCTGCATGTGCCACGCCGTGAAGCGCCTCTTCTGCGGGATGGGCGTTAACCCCACGGTGTACGAGCTGGACGAGGACCCCAAGGGAAAAGATATGGAGAAAGCTCTCATGCGCCTCCTCGGCACCTCCCCCGCAGTCCCCGTCGTCTTCATTGGCGGCAAGCTCGTCGGCTCCATGGACAGAGTCATGGCTTCCCATATCAATGGCACCCTCGTCCCGCTCCTCAAAGAAGCTGGCGCCCTTTGGCTTTGA